The sequence below is a genomic window from Kitasatospora kifunensis.
GCAGCACCCAGCCGCGGATGCGCCGGGCCCGGCTGACCGACGAAGGCGGGCGCGGGCTCTACCTGGTGGCGCAGCTGACCAGCCGCTGGGGCAGCCGCTACACCGCCTCGGGCAAGACGATCTGGACCGAGCAGGAACTGCCCGCCGGGTAGCCGGAGCGGGCTGCCCGGTCAGCCGCGTGTCGCGTTCGCGCTCGGGCTCGGCAGGGCGAGGTGGCCGAACTCCTCCAGCGTCTCGTCCACGATCGCGGCCAACCGGGCGTGGTGGGCCCCGCGCCAGTAGACCTGGCCGCAGTCCACGCAGCGCGCGAAGGCGTCGTACGAACGCTCGGTGCCGTCCTGCAGCTGCTCCTGCACGGTGTCCTTCGCGGCCTGCCGCAGCTCTCCGTTGCAGGTCGCACACCTGGTCCACGGCGCGAGTGGCGGCGCGAAACGGGACAGGACGTCGCGCAGCTGCTCGGCCGGGCGGTGGCTGTAGACGTACCCGCCCGCCCACAGCTCGCGGCGCCGCAGCAGCCCGCGGTCGCGGGAGAGCAGCACCCGCTGCTCGGCGGCCGAGCGGGCGGCGAGGGCGGCGTCGCCGATGTCCGGGTTCTCATAGGCCGCGTCGATCCCCAGCAGCCGCATGCGGCGAGCCAGCGTGCCGAGGTGGACGTCGAGCAGGAAGCGGGCCGGGCCGGCGAGTGCTTGCGGGCGCGCGATGCCGTGGACGGTGATCCGCTCGCCGTGCCGGGGGAGGTGCGCGGTGGGCACCGGACGTCCGTCGGCCAGCAGCTCGCCGACCTCGGTGAGTGGCACGCCGAGCGACTCCACCAGGTGGCCGAGCGTGGAGGCGCCGTCGGTCCGCACCGCGGACCTGCCGACCCGGCGCGCCGAGGGGAGGAACACGAGCAGCTCAGGGGCCACTTCGAGGCAGATCTCCGGTCGCTCGGTGGCGTCCGCGGGAGCCGCGCTCCCCAGGGGTTCCTTGCTCTCCACATCGCCAGCATGCCAGGGGCGGACCAGGCGAGGCCAACGGTTTGCGGTCGCCTGCCGACTACCGCTTACGGCGCAGGCGCCGCTCGCTGCTGCTGCCACTGCCGATGCCGCCCACCGCCTCGTACTGACGCTGTGTCAGATCCCTGACGTGGCCAGCGCGGCCGGTAGCGTGGCCGCCATGCGTATCGTCATCGCCGGAGGCCACGGTCAGATCGCGCTCCACCTGGAGCGGTTGCTCGCCGCGCGTGGGGATCAGCCCCTCGGCCTGATCCGCCGTCCCGAGCAGGCGGCGGACCTGCGGGAGCGTGGCGCCGAGCCGGTGCTCCTCGACCTCGAGGCCGCCGACCGTGAGCAGGTCGCCGAAGTCCTCACCGGTGCCGATGCGGTGGTCTTCGCCGCCGGCGCGGGGGCGGGCAGCGGCGCCGACCGCAAGGACACGGTCGATCGGGCGGCCGCCGTGCTGCTGGCCGACGGCGCCGAGCGGGCGGGCGTGCGGCGCTATGTGATGCTCTCCTCGATGGGCGCCGACGCCCACGCCGGGGACGGCGCGGACCCGGTCTTCGGCGCCTACCTGCGGGCCAAGGGCGCGGCCGACGATGACCTGCGCGCTCGTCCTGGCCTGGCCTGGACCGTGCTGCGCCCCGGCCGCCTGACCGACGAACCAGCCACCGGGCTGGTCCAGTTGGCCGAGTCGACGGGCCGCGGCGCGGTGCCGCGCGCGGACGTGGCCGCCGTGATCGCCGCGCTGCTGGCCGACCCGGTGCCGCTGGTGGGGCGCACCGTGGAGCTGGTGTCGGGTCCGCTCACCGTGGCACAGGCCGTCGCGGCGGCCTGACGGCGGGTGAGCCGACCGGCTCGGGCCCTGCCGAGGACTCGGCATACGATGGCGGTTCGACTCGTCAGGCAGGCCGAGCGACCGAGGGAGAGCCGCGATGCCCGAGAGCCCGACCACCACCCGGCGCGCCCGGA
It includes:
- a CDS encoding Mut7-C RNAse domain-containing protein, coding for MESKEPLGSAAPADATERPEICLEVAPELLVFLPSARRVGRSAVRTDGASTLGHLVESLGVPLTEVGELLADGRPVPTAHLPRHGERITVHGIARPQALAGPARFLLDVHLGTLARRMRLLGIDAAYENPDIGDAALAARSAAEQRVLLSRDRGLLRRRELWAGGYVYSHRPAEQLRDVLSRFAPPLAPWTRCATCNGELRQAAKDTVQEQLQDGTERSYDAFARCVDCGQVYWRGAHHARLAAIVDETLEEFGHLALPSPSANATRG
- a CDS encoding NAD(P)H-binding protein — translated: MRIVIAGGHGQIALHLERLLAARGDQPLGLIRRPEQAADLRERGAEPVLLDLEAADREQVAEVLTGADAVVFAAGAGAGSGADRKDTVDRAAAVLLADGAERAGVRRYVMLSSMGADAHAGDGADPVFGAYLRAKGAADDDLRARPGLAWTVLRPGRLTDEPATGLVQLAESTGRGAVPRADVAAVIAALLADPVPLVGRTVELVSGPLTVAQAVAAA